From the Danio aesculapii chromosome 9, fDanAes4.1, whole genome shotgun sequence genome, one window contains:
- the serp2 gene encoding stress-associated endoplasmic reticulum protein 2, giving the protein MVAKQRIRMANEKHSKNITQRGNVAKTLRPQEEKYPVGPWLLALFVFVVCGSAIFQIIQSIRMGM; this is encoded by the exons ATGGTAGCAAAACAAAGAATCCGAATGGCAAACGAGAAGCACAGCAAAAACATCACTCAGAGGGGGAACGTGGCGAAGACCCTG CGACCGCAGGAGGAGAAGTATCCGGTAGGGCCGTGGCTTTTGGCACTCTTTGTATTTGTCGTTTGTGGATCAG CCATCTTTCAGATAATTCAGAGTATCCGCATGGGAATGTGA
- the tsc22d1 gene encoding TSC22 domain family protein 1 isoform X2, with protein sequence MNSPCYSVAMDLGVCQLRNFSISFLSSLLGTETSSVKLDNSSSGASVVAIDNKIEQAMDLVKSHLMYAVREEVEVLKEQIKELLERNSQLEQENNLLKNLASPEQLAQFQAQVQSGSSPPSSAQGAQQPPAPSAQLAAQNSGPSA encoded by the exons ATGAATTCTCCATGCTATTCCGTGGCGATGGATCTTGGTGTTTGTCAGCTTAGAAATTTCTCTATATCTTTCCTCTCGTCGTTGTTGGGGACAGAGACCTCGTCCGTCAAGCTCGACAATAG CTCTTCGGGTGCCAGTGTTGTGGCCATAGACAACAAAATTGAACAAGCCATG GATCTGGTGAAGAGTCACCTGATGTACGCTGTTCGGGAGGAGGTGGAGGTGCTGAAGGAACAGATTAAAGAACTGCTTGAGAGGAATTCTCAGCTGGAGCAGGAAAACAACCTGCTGAAGAACCTGGCCAGCCCGGAGCAGCTAGCACAGTTTCAGGCGCAGGTGCAGAGTGGCTCGTCGCCTCCATCGTCTGCGCAGGGAGCGCAGCAGCCACCTGCCCCGTCGGCCCAGCTCGCAGCACAAAACTCCGGCCCATCGGCGTAG